ATCGCATTGATTCGCTTGGATGGATGACGCTGCAACGCATCGGGCGGCGTCTGCCTCGTCAGTTGCAACCGACCCGGTTGATGACATCAGGAGCCGAGTTGAATCAGGACTTCTACATGGACCTTGAGCCAGTCCGTCAACTCATCCAGGTGCTGCAACAGCTGCCTGGATTCAGTCCGGATCTGCTGTTCAGCCGCTTGCCCAGATTGATGCGTGAACCCGACGCCCGTCGGATGGGAGTTGAACTTGCACAGGGTCTGGCCGAACGGGGAGTTGTCCGACTGGTCAAAGCAGCAGCAGGAGTCTCCCCCTAGATTCCGGTCACCTCGATCTGCCCATGTCTGCACGATCACGCCTTCGCAGGCACGCTCTGGCAACAGGCTCGGCGATGGCTCTGAGCCTGCTGAGCAGTTTCCAACCCGTTCACGCTGCCAAAGACGTTGCCCTCGTCAGTGGAGCTTTCATCCGTTCGATCAGTGTTGCGGACCTGGCCTACCTGGCTGAAACAGGCAAAGCCCGAGGAGTGTTGGTCGACCTCCTGAAGCTGAGCCGTCAGGATCCTGAGGAGGTGGCAAAACTGCTCAACCAGGAACTGAATCTGCCACTCGTGCTGACCAGCAGGCTGATGTCCACAAGGATCGGAGACGTGATTCTGACCAGAGTGGCTCGGATCATTTACCCACTGAAAGTGCCCGCCCCGTCCGTCAGTGTTCCAGCCCTCCGCGCTGGGGTGATCAACGGACTTCAAATCGGCGAAGGCGGCTTGACTGCCATCAAATTCCTTGAGGCCTATCCATCAGAGGTGATGGAGGTGAATATTCCGGCATTGATCGCCGTGATCGAAAAA
Above is a window of Synechococcus sp. BIOS-E4-1 DNA encoding:
- a CDS encoding alpha/beta hydrolase, with amino-acid sequence MSARSRLRRHALATGSAMALSLLSSFQPVHAAKDVALVSGAFIRSISVADLAYLAETGKARGVLVDLLKLSRQDPEEVAKLLNQELNLPLVLTSRLMSTRIGDVILTRVARIIYPLKVPAPSVSVPALRAGVINGLQIGEGGLTAIKFLEAYPSEVMEVNIPALIAVIEKAESIAGLVQFFSDSPLDGLKDGSN